A window of Malania oleifera isolate guangnan ecotype guangnan chromosome 5, ASM2987363v1, whole genome shotgun sequence contains these coding sequences:
- the LOC131156721 gene encoding dirigent protein 23-like, giving the protein MAIAAFVLISLVAAAMPMKLQSLENGGSQWAWAKSVENQKETAATTTTTTTLQFYFHDIVSGNDPTVVRVAEATSTDKSPTLFGALNMADDPLTEGPDPNSKLVGRAQGLYGSAGKAVLSLIMALNFCFTDGAYNGSCVTVLGRNPALDPVRELPIASGSGLFRLGRGYAIARTHWFNFTTGDAIVGYNVTVVH; this is encoded by the coding sequence atggcAATTGCAGCTTTTGTGTTAATCTCTCTTGTGGCAGCAGCCATGCCGATGAAGCTTCAGAGCCTTGAGAATGGGGGCTCCCAATGGGCCTGGGCCAAGAGTGTTGAGAACCAGAAGGAGACCgccgccaccaccaccaccaccaccaccctcCAGTTCTACTTTCACGATATTGTGAGCGGGAATGACCCGACGGTCGTCCGGGTGGCGGAGGCCACCAGCACCGACAAGTCGCCGACCCTCTTCGGCGCCTTGAACATGGCGGACGACCCGCTGACGGAGGGACCCGACCCGAACTCGAAGCTGGTGGGGCGAGCACAGGGGCTGTACGGGTCCGCCGGGAAGGCAGTTTTATCTCTGATCATGGCCCTGAACTTCTGCTTCACGGACGGAGCGTACAACGGGAGCTGCGTCACCGTTCTGGGTCGGAACCCGGCCTTAGACCCGGTCCGGGAGTTGCCGATCGCCAGCGGATCCGGGCTTTTCCGACTGGGTCGCGGGTACGCAATCGCCCGGACACACTGGTTCAATTTCACCACCGGAGATGCCATTGTTGGATACAATGTGACGGTGGTCCATTAA